ACTACCAGCAACTTTATGATAGGTGTGACAGCCGCCGCATCAGCCGGAGTTTATTTAGCTAGAGGTTATATTGATCCCGGTTTATCAATGCCTGTGATGTTGGGTGTATTACCTGGTGCTTTTTTGGGTGCGAAAGTTTTAATAGGCGCTAAAACACAGATTTTGAGAATAATTTTCAGTCTTGTATTAGTGGTAATGGCTTTAAAAATGGTTTACAACAGTCTAATGGGAGGGCTGTAAATGTATAAATATAATTCTAGTATTGACTGGAACTCAACAGTACAGCCAAATAGCGAAGCTGTTGTTACCTCTGCGCCGCCGACACAACAGGATGATGACCAAATAGCAGCACAAGAAGACACCAAAAATCTTGAGATTGATGCTAACCAAAACTGGGTGGAAACATCAACTCAACAACAACTAGAATTTCTACTCAGCAACCTCTTAAAATATGGAGTTTTGCTAGCCAGTGCGGTTGTGTTGATTGGCGGCATACTTTACTTAATCCATCATGGGAGTGAACCTGCTAACTATCACATTTTTTATGGCACACCGTCTGAGTTTCGTTCACCAGTAGGTGTTGTAGGCGCAGTTTTATCAGGTAGCCGCCGTGGCATTATCCAACTTGGACTTTTATTATTAATTGCTGTACCCATTTTACGGGTAATTATATCTTTATTAACTTTTCTATTAAAGCGCGAATTTATTTATGTCCTGATTACTTCATTAGTTCTAGCAAGCCTAACCTATAGCCTGATAGGCGCTTACTATTAAACTATTGACGTGCTTCTGTAATTAATCTGAAGCTGCAAATAATATGTCGAGATTAATTGAAAGCAGATGCACGCGGCGAAAAGTTCTGTAGGAGGGTTTCCCTCTGTAGGAAACTTTTCAAGACAGATAAACGCGGATAAATCAATATATTTTCTAATTATCTGCAACCTAATCTAAGATTGATATCAGCCTAAATACTGTTGAATTTGTTGTGTGAGATAGTTTCTAATTATATCGAAGGTTTCCATCTGTAAACCAACCATCCCCAAAGCAAATAA
Above is a genomic segment from Nostoc sp. MS1 containing:
- a CDS encoding DUF1634 domain-containing protein; the encoded protein is MYKYNSSIDWNSTVQPNSEAVVTSAPPTQQDDDQIAAQEDTKNLEIDANQNWVETSTQQQLEFLLSNLLKYGVLLASAVVLIGGILYLIHHGSEPANYHIFYGTPSEFRSPVGVVGAVLSGSRRGIIQLGLLLLIAVPILRVIISLLTFLLKREFIYVLITSLVLASLTYSLIGAYY